The DNA window aatataaattccATATATTAAAACATCAAAGATAATGTCTCCAtcaaattagatttttttcatgTAAAGTTAGACTTAAAAGCATTCATCTAATTGTGCTCAAATTGCTTCCAAATTCCAACCGTCATGAACCACACTATTTACttgaatatgatatttagatattaatttgtttctttttctaattaaaaattgaatttatcaaCAACCTTGCACATGTTAAGACTTTGAACAGTTTGTTCATTAACATTAGATAGTACAGACCCATGAGAAATAATGTCTAGTTCATGTACAAATTACTTCCAACATTCTACTTTATGAAGCTATTTTAACCATTCAAAGCATGACATCATAACTTTGAGTACAAACATTCATATTCAAATTGGTGAAAGAGTAGAAAATAACCAAAAGAAAATCTGAAAAAAAGACTAAAACctaaacaattaattagtaGTAGACCTCCAAAATAGTTAAACAGATTTATGAAGCTATTTATGCGAAACACTCTTGGTTCTTTTTATAAtcttcaattcaaaaaatagTCATTAGCAATTGAAATTACAAACAACTAATTTAACTTTTGTCTGTAAACTGTAAGACAacaatcaaaaatatatataaaaaattagcaAGCCAAAAACAAGATCAGAAAAATCTTTATAAAgtgttaaaaattataaactgtaTATACAATTATACAAGTAAATAATATGAAGGCAATTGTTGAAAAAGTCCATGTCTGCAATTCCTTATCGTCCACCATCAAACAGCACTGCAATCTCCAATTCAAGCTTTCTTTCCAATTTCTGTAAAACCTAAACGGTCGAATCGCCGCCGCCGATCGTCCTTATACAAGTAAATAATTCAAGCTCTCTTTCCTATTTTCTTATCGTCCTGGTCGGCGACGCAGAAGCAGGTCTTCGAGATGGCCGCGTTGAATTCTTACTGCAATTTCTTCTTCTCTGGTTCAGTGACAAGAAAGGGGCATAATTGTCCAGTTATACTATAAAAACAGCTAATATTAGATTATAAGAGATTTGCGTAaagttttaaccttttttgggAGATTTCtgcttattattttttgatgaggTATAAATGTTAATGAAGTCCCATTTTGAGGGATTTGTGAAAATTACCCAAAAAATATGGTGTATGGAAGGCCCAGAAATCTACAGTGGTGAATATCTTAAACCCAATGGGAACACGAAACATGGCAGAATATTATGTCCACGCTATAAATAGATACAGTAAAAAACATGCCCTCTGTAAATCCGGGTCATTTGTCATTATTATGTGTTTCTACTATTTACCCACCGTATAAAAAATGGATCTTTGCTCCTTTTTTTGTAATTACAGTTAAACAAAACTACTTTTTCAGTCCTTTATTTGACCTCATTACAGTCATTTTCTCTGTAGTCTGTATGTACCCACCTTATTATCTCTGGTCTTTTCTCGGAAAAGAAAGTTCAGCGTCTCGTCTTTTTTCTTTAGCTCAAGTTTAAGTTTAACTAGGATTTTTTAACTAGCTggagtttttgttttttctgtttttttaaaaaaaagcgCTCGTATGCTGCCCGTCGCTTGCTCGTTGGTTCATTATTCTTGTTTGGTCCAATAATTTAGTTTCATTCAGTAACTAGTATTCTTCGGCTTTGAGTTTCTTGTtctagaaaaattattgcacgcaaccgttgcggcatgtcattcgtgcaacaaaccaatgatacgttagccatgtggaaaaaatcataataaaaaaattaaataaaaaataaaaaattctctatcgcaaatccatattggcttgttgtaaatatgacatggcacaaccaatgcatgggataaacactccttGTTCTAATTCTAAATGCTTTTTAGGTCATTTTACATAAGCCTCATTTTAGTagggtatttttttattttcatgaaTTAATATCATATATTATCTTACCTTGCATGCCATGGAGGAGTTTTATAGGTTTGATCATATGGTTTCTTGTTCGGATAATCTTGTTTCCTTCGGTCATAACTTCCAGCAGGAAGACTTCACTTGTTCAACTAATTTGGTTCAGTTCGAACATCATGCACAACATTCTGATTCAGATATGTTTGATCTAATCAAGAACCAGATCGCCAATCACCCGCTTTATTCTGACCTAATTTCTGCTTATAAAGCATGCCGAAAGGtgtttcaattattatttttattgtcttATCTTTATGGTATTTCAAGCATTTTCAAATGCTATTCTTGCTTTTgcatgacaattttttttttttttatgttttcacTTTACTTGATTGTTGAAGGTTGGTGCACCACCAGAAATGGCGTCTCTTCTTGAGGAAATACAAAGAGAAAACTACGCAATCAAAAGTTACAGCAGTGAGATTGGAGCTGATCTAGAACTTGATGAGTTCATGGTTTGTTTTCGAAATCCAAACtatttattttcttgaatttcGTTGTTTGCTTTTTTTTATCATCCGTTTGGTTCTTGAGAAATTCAGGAAAGAAAAATGATAAAACAAGTCATTGAATATGATAGACCAGGTTAAATTTTTTCGGGGTTACCGAACTAGATGTTTTACACTTTGATAACTAATGtttcatttgttatattttaacaatttaacttttattttcgtTGCAACTAGAGGTTAGTCATTCATTTAGGGCGAAGTTTCGCTTACAATGAAACCTATGATCCTTCATGTGTCGGTATTTGTTTTTCAATATATGATCCTTCGCGCGttgtttttttcaaaatatcatCCTTCATGTGTCCTTTTTTTCCTATAATTTAATAATGTGACAGTTTTACGTGACAAAGTCGGGTTAGAaaacatattataaaaattaagttattaaaatatAGCAAATGAAACGCTAGTTACCGAAGTGTAAAAGGCCTATGTTGCAGCATGAGCAAACTGTTTTAACCCCTGACAAATCCTTATGCTCATCTAAAATTAGTATTATGAGTTATTATAGTGTGAGGCCAAAATGCATATTaagaatattatatttaaatcttGGAGCAATTTGGGACTGAATTGAAACTGCTGTTGATTTTCAAGGAATCATACTGTGAGGTTCTTCATAGATACAAGGAGGACGTATCCAAGCCATTTGATGAGGCCACTACATTCTTCAGTTGCATAGAATCTCAATTAAGTAATCTTTGTAAAGGAACAATCACAAAAACATTTGATTATGCCACTGGTAACCCTATTTCACtgtaatttgattatttttctttttgaagctTATTATATAGTGGTATTTACATTTGATTATGCCACTGGCACTGGTAACCCTACTACTATTTGTTGGGTATTAAACGTGTGAGGGTACTGAACTatataaaagttttaaaatgggtactgaactattttttgttacaaaatgggtaCTGAACTatacaaaacgttacaaaatgggTACTCTCGGCTATGTGTTCTCCACTGATTGGACGACATAAGAAGTCACGTCAGCAAAAAGTGGCTGAGAGTActcattttgtaacgtttctcaTAGTTCAGtacccattttgtaacaaaaaaaagttcaataccCATTTTGAAACTTTGGCATAGTTCAGTACCCTCTCAAGTTTAATACCCACTATTTGTTTGTTTAACAAAGTTTATATGTTCATGCAATAAAGTCGGCCTGCATCGGCATTTTCTTTACTTGATGATGAAATATCTCGACGTGTTTTCATGCTCGTTGTAGATGAGGCAGGTGTGAGTTCAGAAGAAGAGTTAAGCTGCGTCGAGGTTGAAGCATCCGAAACTAAAGAATTTCCTGATGGCCGAGCTCTTGATTCGGATGTTAAAGGAACACTCTTGCGGAAGTACAGCGGATATCTCAGCAACTTGAGAAAGGAGTTCctcaagaaaaagaagaagggcAATCTACCCAAGGACTCAAGAATCGTTCTCTTAGAGTGGTGGAACAGTCATTATCGATGGCCGTATCCCACGGTAATAATCTCAACAGTCTGAAATGTTCGAGTTAAAATAATATGCGAAAACTGAATTATATAAAGAAGTTATcgatatttaatttgttatattttgataaactaacttttattttcagaattagAAATTACTATAAGTTTTGACgataataataattcatatGACATATGAACTataactcaaatagtataaCTGTTGAGCAACATTCTGTATAAGTCGTGCTCTCACGAGCGCTCTTTCTCCTTAATGTGCAGGAAGAGGAGAAAGTGAAGTTAATAGAGAGAAGTGGACTAGATCAAAAGCAAATCAGTAACTGGTTTATTAACCAACGAAAGCGCCATTGGAAACCTTCTGAAGATATCAGATTTGCTCTAATGGGAGATATTGCAGCACCAACTTCACTCGCAGACATTATATAATTCATATTTAAGATTAGCTTTAaactctatttatttaattaaatttggatTTAAACTTGCTAGCTAAATAAAAAGatgctaaaagtccatttttaCTCACTCAACCTACCCGACACATTTAAGGTAGGTTGTTAACAAGCTTTAAATAGGTTAGATTAGGGTGTCAAGAAGTTAACATAAATCACAGGACAAGATTAATAGGCTAGAATAGAGGTATCAAAATGGGTTGGCAGATAATGTGGTGTCatccattttaattttatgttgtgttaggattaattgtttatataaagggttaaatgcaaattcatacaccaattttgacctaatttgcaattacaacataaactttaaaacttggcaatgtcagtaaccaactttacacttttggcaaatcgatacaccaaactcaaaaaacactaacgtggacattgtaataaaccgccatttgtcgttttatgattggccggtgtaccaatttgccaagaaatgaaagttggttaccgacattgccaagtttaaaagtttatgttgtaattgcaaattaggtcaaagttgatgtatgaatttgcatttaacccttatATAAATAGGTCATGTTCGTGTTGAACCTTATTATACAAATAAAGTGAATCGACTCTATATAAATATAACCTCACCAACCCATTTAACATCCTTGATAtaacttaaatatttaaattcatttttataattgtacCCTTACCCGACTTCTCAAAAGGTAACGGAGGCGTGCATgagattttaataaaattaattaaaatttcaaatgaattttataatataagaACTTTTATCtagtaattaacaaaaaaaaggaTTTAATGTTCAAAACATAATAGTGATGAATATGAAGCACATAGagaattatttttgaaactttaaaatttatacaaaCGAAAATTGCTCCAAATATGaggtagtttttttttaaaataaaatgaatactTTTAGAGAATCAAATAGAAATTGAATTGTAATAAGTTAGTGTTTATTTAAATAAGATATGAATAGTttataaatgagaaaaatataattttaaactaattgaagcactaataataattatatataaataaaattaaaacaatttaggGAATTGATTGAATAAAATCCTGATTTGGTTGAATTGTTTGTTATAATTGGGCCGAGATGGTAAAATTAAGCCCAAACTCTTATTTAGGAGTCGCAAAAATTTGTACAAATCACTGAACATATAAAACCACAACGGCATCGTTTCAAATGAAGGCGCGAAACCTATTGGATGATCAATGGCGGTTACGTCTCAGCCCGCCATTGATCACTTCAGGAACCTATTCGATGAATATCGAGAGAGAGTTCAAAAACCGGCTGTTGTGGATCGCATTATCTTTTAGTATCCAGAGATATAAATCGATCATCATTATTCAATCGGAACAAGCTTGATTTTGCATCTGCTTTAGTTTTGATCAATGGCTTATTATCGGATCATCTGCTACAGAGATGCAAATCAAACCGAAATTAACTCTATACGAACGTTGATTCAGGTAcgctttatatttttaactgtCAGAATTGTGAAATTAACGATCTGCAGATTTATTACGTATGTGTTTCACAATCAATGCTATATTTGTTACTGATCAAGTTAACgtaattatattattgtttatgTTGCGATTATATAATTCTATGACGATTTTTGTAGATAAAAATGTATTGTTGATTTGGAATCAATGATTTAGCTATACAATAAGATAATCTTCCTTGTCTAGGCTTGATCAACATAGATTTGGATCAGAAATCTAGGTTTCCTGTGCTAACATTTTAGTattgaattattaattaattagcaTGTCCATTTTATAAtactattaaaaaaacaaattatgtttaatttgcttacttttttaataaaatataaccacAAGCATTCTATCCCATAGCTCGTGGAGTTTTGACTCATAGGTTCATTCCTTATGCTAATTACCATAACTTTCTTGGTAAAGTCACTAAACTTTcatctaaatttaattataaattttaatttgtttctgtTCTAAAACTAAACTTTAATTTCTCTTACAATATATGGTCACTCCCTCAATTTAGACTTAATTTTGCTTACATGTTAGTCAATAAGGGATGTGGTTGTGCTATGACTATGATGTGGTATCCTAGCTGATTGTCATATAAGTGAATTCAGCTTGATTTGGAGTGACTACAGGTGTAAGAGAAATTAAAGTCCAGTcactaaaaagaaacaaattaaagttaaGTGaccaaattgaaattaaatgaaaattcgGTAATCTCAAGAGTTTAATACCCAACTTCTTTTTTTGTCTTGGGTAGAAACCAAAACTAGTTGAAGATATGGAATTGAAGGCacaaacaaaaattatgaaCAACAATCTACCTTTATGTATCAACTGATTGCATAAGGACAAACTGACAGTTGCTCTTTAAAGTGATAGTATGATATATGATATGGCCTACATGTTATGTAACGACATTTTTATAGGTATAATCCAACAAGAAATGTGTCTCATTCAATCAGTTTTATTCTCCCTATAGCATTATCGTTTTCTTTGCTACGATAAAGTTTTAGCTAACCCCATTTCACATACATCACCCAATAATATATTGTTAGAACATGTACCCAATGAATTTTTAAGCATAAAAGATGATGAACTATGAACTAAAAAGTATGCTAATTGACATGCTTTTCGCTTATATTATGCATTTAGATAATTAGATGTTAAAGTCATCAAATTAAAAGTTTCAACTTATAATGAATAGCTAAGAAATGTTAGAAACACAAGTTTAAATATATGAGGATGTTTATTCTCACCAGAAGTTAAATATAATAAAGACATAATAAACACGGAGGAAGTCACAATAGTACATGATTTGTTATGTGATGAAATAACAATAGATATGTTAAAAATTCATCATAATAAGCATACAAGACGAAATTTCAAGATCCAATTTCTATGCGGATGATCGCATATTATAGGATAGTTATCTAGAAAATAGAAGAAATTAAGAGACTAAGGGATAGAAAGTTTATGAGAGTTGTTCCTCGATGGCAAATTCCTCAATCATATTTCCATGGTTAAGGGCCTTAAGTGGATTAAAACCTTGAATCTCCGAGCACTTGCTAGGAAGAAATATGTTAGGGACAATACCTTGCTGATCAATAGATTGTATAGGGACTTGATGTTTACGAGCGATAACAACTGAATTGATCACCTCATCAGTCGGATGAAACACAGAAAGAACTTCGAATCCTCGGAGATCACAAGGATCCACCACAGGATAGAGAAAAGCCCTAGCACCATGAGCACTCCTTAGCATTAGAATAGCACCAGGAGCCATATATTTAGCCAAATGATGAATCACTTTAATCTTCTCCTCCTTATCCATTCCAACTAGAGCCGCCAAGAAAACTACATCAAACTCTTTTAGTCCATTCTCAACACTCATCACATCAGCTGTGTGAAACAACATTCTCTTAGACAAGTCAGGATCGGATTCGACCAAGCGAATCGCATTCGAATTCGCTGCCCGGTCAATGTCATAGTTATGGAAAGTGGTTGTAGTAAGATGTTTACAAGCTAACACAATCGAAGTCAGAGGAAGAGGACCAGAACCAATAAAAGCAATTTGGTTAGGAATTTGAGGGTGATGTTGACTAAGGATATTGAACTCAAGTAGGCTAAGCTTAAGATAGTTTGAATAATAAGGAAATAAGTTAAGATGGTCCAGAGGGTTTTCAAAAGAGGCTAAGAGTGAAGAGAAATGAGTCTCTAAATGACCTTCAGCTTCTCCACATAGTCTAATGAGTTTAGATCTCATTTCTTGGATTTTCTTGCATAGCTTGTTAACATCAATAGGGTTTGGAGGCATGCACGTGAGAACAAGGTTTGTGAAAAGCATGTCGACATTTTTGGATGGTTTGAGTGTTTCAAGGCTTGCGATTTGATTATACAAATCGCAGACTTTCTGTATCAAGAGCTCTTCTTGGCAAACCATGTCGACACTATGAGTTGTGTTTAGTAAACAACGGCTGTTTTTGGAAGAACAAGGACCTTTCTGTAAGGTATTGAGAACAAATCCTTTCTTCACATCTTGGGAGAAGCCATCCATGAGGTCATTATTTATGGGCATTTGTGGGCCACCCTATAAGGAGGTTtggtctttttttttaatattttactgAAATATTATATTACCGTCTTTGTCTGTCTTACTTAGATCTCATAATTTAAGACATTGCACGATTAAATGATACACAAGATACATAATTAAATGAATTTAGATTTGATGTAAATAGGTTTGTGTCATaaacaaatcaataaatttttacaCGATTAATTTGTATTGATACAGGTTATTAGACATGTTTTC is part of the Mercurialis annua linkage group LG3, ddMerAnnu1.2, whole genome shotgun sequence genome and encodes:
- the LOC126675397 gene encoding nicotianamine synthase, with product MVCQEELLIQKVCDLYNQIASLETLKPSKNVDMLFTNLVLTCMPPNPIDVNKLCKKIQEMRSKLIRLCGEAEGHLETHFSSLLASFENPLDHLNLFPYYSNYLKLSLLEFNILSQHHPQIPNQIAFIGSGPLPLTSIVLACKHLTTTTFHNYDIDRAANSNAIRLVESDPDLSKRMLFHTADVMSVENGLKEFDVVFLAALVGMDKEEKIKVIHHLAKYMAPGAILMLRSAHGARAFLYPVVDPCDLRGFEVLSVFHPTDEVINSVVIARKHQVPIQSIDQQGIVPNIFLPSKCSEIQGFNPLKALNHGNMIEEFAIEEQLS
- the LOC126671542 gene encoding homeobox protein knotted-1-like 1; this translates as MEEFYRFDHMVSCSDNLVSFGHNFQQEDFTCSTNLVQFEHHAQHSDSDMFDLIKNQIANHPLYSDLISAYKACRKVGAPPEMASLLEEIQRENYAIKSYSSEIGADLELDEFMESYCEVLHRYKEDVSKPFDEATTFFSCIESQLSNLCKGTITKTFDYATDEAGVSSEEELSCVEVEASETKEFPDGRALDSDVKGTLLRKYSGYLSNLRKEFLKKKKKGNLPKDSRIVLLEWWNSHYRWPYPTEEEKVKLIERSGLDQKQISNWFINQRKRHWKPSEDIRFALMGDIAAPTSLADII